In Miscanthus floridulus cultivar M001 chromosome 5, ASM1932011v1, whole genome shotgun sequence, one genomic interval encodes:
- the LOC136452087 gene encoding uncharacterized protein produces the protein MANLFLKQAKQYVATRPLYPPELFDFIASNTPRRDMAWDVGTGNGQAAASLATLYKGVVGTDTSAQQLAYATRLPNVRYVHTPPDLPLEGIHATVAPPASVDLITVAQAFHWLDLPRFYAQARSVLRPNHGVLAAWCYTEPRIDTAIDAVFWRLYHGSENYWALNRRMVDDEYRSADFPFDPVEGETHTGPFEFSTQRRMDLDDYLMYITSWSAYQTAKDNGVELLDEATVQEFAAAWGGDGKEVKTVTYPIFLRIGKVRSEE, from the exons ATGGCCAACCTGTTCCTCAAGCAGGCAAAGCAATACGTGGCGACGCGGCCGCTCTACCCGCCGGAGCTCTTCGACTTCATCGCCTCCAACACACCTCGCCGCGACATGGCCTGGGACGTCGGCACCGGCAACGGCCAGGCTGCAGCATCG CTGGCGACGCTGTACAAGGGCGTGGTGGGCACGGACACGAGCGCGCAGCAGCTCGCCTACGCGACGCGCCTCCCCAACGTCCGCTACGTCCACACCCCGCCGGACCTGCCCCTCGAGGGGATCCACGCCACCGTCGCCCCGCCGGCCTCCGTGGACCTCATCACCGTCGCGCAGGCCTTCCACTGGCTCGACCTCCCGCGCTTCTACGCGCAGGCGCGCTCCGTGCTGCGCCCCAACCACGGCGTGCTCGCCGCCTGGTGCTACACCGAGCCACGCATCGACACCGCCATCGACGCCGTGTTCTGGCGCCTGTACCACGGGTCGGAGAACTACTGGGCGCTCAACCGCCGGATGGTCGACGACGAGTATCGGAGCGCCGACTTCCCGTTCGACCCGGTCGAGGGGGAGACGCACACAGGCCCGTTCGAGTTCTCCACGCAGCGGCGGATGGACCTGGATGACTACCTCATGTACATCACGTCGTGGTCCGCGTACCAGACGGCCAAGGATAACGGCGTCGAGCTGCTGGACGAGGCCACCGTGCAGGAGTTCGCGGCAGCATGGGGCGGCGACGGGAAGGAGGTGAAGACCGTCACGTACCCCATCTTCCTCAGGATTGGCAAGGTGAGGTCGGAAGAATGA